Proteins encoded in a region of the Marmota flaviventris isolate mMarFla1 chromosome 3, mMarFla1.hap1, whole genome shotgun sequence genome:
- the Slc26a10p gene encoding solute carrier family 26 member 10 isoform X2 — protein MSGLLGARTCSSPGEASDLKYPLGTRLREPLTEARFQQLFGDEEQVQELPTEPVGPKLCRMWRRPASACSRPGAWRLLQARLPPLRWLPLYRWRAWLLGDAVAGVTVGVVHVPQGMAFALLTSVPPVFGLYTSFFPVLIYSLLGTGRHLSTGTFAVLSLMTGSAVERLVPEPLSRNLSGIEKEQLDAQRVGAAAAVAFGSGALMVREDPKKPLREWSHAGARGIGQRKREGEIFRSGSAGLGCSGEAGALHPGGSVPTSVGECTSSPQQLGMFVLQLGVLSTFLSEPVVKALTSGAALHVLVSQLPSLLGLSLPRQIGCFSLFKTLAAVLTSLPRSSPAELTISALSLALLVPVKELNVRFRDRLPTPIPGEIVMVLLASVLCFTSSLDTKYNVQIVGLLPEGFPQPLLPSLAELPRILADSLPIALVTFAVSASLASMYADKYSYTIDPNQELLAHGVSNLISSFFSCFPNSASLATTSLLVDAGGNTQLAGLFSCIVVLLVLLWLGPFFYYLPKAVLACINISSMRQMFFQMQELPQLWHISRMDFAVWIVTWVAVVTLNVDLGLAVGVIFSMMTVVCRTQRVQCLALGLAEGTELYRPLRESHRLLQVPGLCILRYPTPLYFGTRGNFRRILEWHLGLGEGGKWWPLFSIYRHLQSQITYQTQVRWDDTEGDLGMTHAGILVLLPSPILVAEPVRVVVLDFSGVTFADAAGAREVAQLASRCRDVGIHLLLAQCNASVLETLARAGVLDRVTPQQLFVSVQDAAAHALEKLELTGSTICTVWI, from the exons ATGAGTGGGCTACTGGGTGCCAGGACTTGCTCAAGCCCAGGAGAGGCCTCAGACCTTAAGTACCCACTGGGCACCAGGCTCAGGGAGCCCCTTACCGAGGCTCGGTTCCAGCAGCTCTTCGGGGATGAAGAGCAGGTTCAGGAGCTACCGACTGAGCCCGTCGGGCCAAAGCTGTGCAGGATGTGGAGGAGACCCGCCAGCGCCTGTTCCAGGCCGGGGGCGTGGCGCCTGCTGCAGGCTCGGTTGCCCCCACTGCGCTGGTTGCCCCTCTACCGCTGGCGGGCCTGGCTACTCGGGGATGCTGTGGCCGGAGTGACCGTGGGCGTTGTACACGTACCCCAGG GTATGGCTTTTGCCCTCCTGACCTCGGTACCTCCAGTGTTCGGACTCTACACTTCTTTCTTTCCCGTTCTCATCTACAGCCTGCTGGGTACTGGGAGACACCTGTCTACCG GAACTTTCGCTGTACTCAGTCTCATGACGGGCTCCGCGGTAGAGCGGCTGGTGCCCGAACCCCTCAGCCGGAACCTGAGTGGAATCGAGAAGGAGCAGTTGGACGCTCAGCGGGTTGGGGCGGCCGCCGCAGTGGCCTTCGGGAGTGGGGCGCTCATGGTGAGGGAGGATCCCAAGAAGCCCCTGAGGGAATGGAGCCACGCTGGGGCCAGGGGAATTGgacaaaggaagagagagggggaaatCTTCCGCTCAGGTTCCGCTGGGCTGGGTTGCAGTGGGGAAGCTGGAGCACTGCACCCTGGTGGGTCGGTTCCTACTTCTGTTGGTGAGTGCACATcttctccccagcagctggggatgtTCGTGCTGCAGCTTGGCGTTTTGTCCACCTTTTTGTCGGAACCTGTGGTCAAGGCGCTGACCAGCGGGGCCGCGCTGCACGTGCTTGTATCCCAGCTTCCAAGCCTTTTGGGGTTGTCTCTTCCGCGCCAGATCGGCTGCTTCTCTCTCTTCAAG ACGCTGGCAGCTGTGCTCACATCGCTGCCCCGGAGCAGTCCAGCCGAACTGACCATATCGGCTCTCAGCCTGGCGCTGCTTGTGCCGGTCAAGGAATTGAACGTGAGATTCCGAGACAGGCTACCTACCCCGATTCCAGGGGAAATCGTCATG GTGCTTTTGGCCTCCGTGCTCTGCTTCACCTCTTCCCTGGACACAAAATACAACGTTCAGATAGTGGGGCTGTTGCCTGAAGG ATTTCCCCAACCCCTCCTCCCCAGTCTGGCTGAGCTGCCCAGGATTCTGGCTGACTCGCTGCCCATCGCACTGGTTACCTTTGCTGTGTCGGCCTCCCTGGCCTCCATGTATGCAGACAAGTATAGCTACACTATTGACCCCAACCAG GAGCTCTTGGCCCATGGCGTCTCCAACCtcatctcctccttcttctcttgcTTTCCCAACTCTGCTTCACTGGCCACAACGAGCCTACTAGTGGACGCTGGTGGGAATACACAG TTGGCAGGCCTCTTCTCCTGTATAGTTGTCCTTTTGGTGCTGCTGTGGCTGGGACCCTTCTTCTACTATCTGCCAAAG GCTGTCCTGGCTTGCATCAACATCTCCAGTATGCGCCAGATGTTCTTCCAGATGCAGGAACTTCCACAGCTATGGCACATCAGTCGCATGGACTTT GCTGTGTGGATAGTCACATGGGTAGCTGTAGTGACACTGAATGTGGACCTGGGTCTGGCCGTGGGTGTGATCTTCTCCATGATGACAGTGGTCTGCCGCACGCAAAG GGTCCAGTGCCTAGCACTTGGATTGGCTGAGGGAACAGAACTCTACCGGCCACTCAGAGAGAGCCATAGG CTCCTCCAGGTCCCAGGTCTCTGTATCTTGAGATATCCAACACCACTCTACTTTGGGACTCGTGGGAACTTTCGCCGCATCTTGGAGTGGCATCTGGGGCTTGGAGAAGGAGGCAAG TGGTGGCCACTCTTCTCTATTTATAGGCATCTCCAAAGCCAGATAACTTACCAGACACAGGTAAGATGGGATGACACGGAGGGAGATTTGGGCATGACCCATGCTGGTATCTTGGTACTCCTGCCTTCTCCCATCCTAGTTGCTGAGCCTGTCAGAGTTGTGGTCCTAGACTTCAGTGGTGTCACCTTTGCAGATGCTGCTGGGGCCAGGGAAGTGGCACAG CTAGCTAGCCGATGCAGGGATGTAGGGATCCACCTTCTCCTAGCTCAATGTAATG CCTCTGTGCTGGAGACACTGGCCCGGGCAGGAGTCTTGGACAGAGTGACCCCACAACAGCTGTTTGTGAGTGTCCAGGATGCAGCTGCTCATGCCTTGGAGAAACTG GAACTCACTGGCTCAACGATTTGCACAGTATGGATATGA
- the Slc26a10p gene encoding solute carrier family 26 member 10 isoform X6, translating to MSGLLGARTCSSPGEASDLKYPLGTRLREPLTEARFQQLFGDEEQVQELPTEPVGPKLCRMWRRPASACSRPGAWRLLQARLPPLRWLPLYRWRAWLLGDAVAGVTVGVVHVPQGMAFALLTSVPPVFGLYTSFFPVLIYSLLGTGRHLSTGTFAVLSLMTGSAVERLVPEPLSRNLSGIEKEQLDAQRVGAAAAVAFGSGALMVREDPKKPLREWSHAGARGIGQRKREGEIFRSGSAGLGCSGEAGALHPGGSVPTSVGECTSSPQQLGMFVLQLGVLSTFLSEPVVKALTSGAALHVLVSQLPSLLGLSLPRQIGCFSLFKTLAAVLTSLPRSSPAELTISALSLALLVPVKELNVRFRDRLPTPIPGEIVMVLLASVLCFTSSLDTKYNVQIVGLLPEGFPQPLLPSLAELPRILADSLPIALVTFAVSASLASMYADKYSYTIDPNQELLAHGVSNLISSFFSCFPNSASLATTSLLVDAGGNTQLAGLFSCIVVLLVLLWLGPFFYYLPKAVLACINISSMRQMFFQMQELPQLWHISRMDFAVWIVTWVAVVTLNVDLGLAVGVIFSMMTVVCRTQRVQCLALGLAEGTELYRPLRESHRLLQVPGLCILRYPTPLYFGTRGNFRRILEWHLGLGEGGKASPKPDNLPDTAS from the exons ATGAGTGGGCTACTGGGTGCCAGGACTTGCTCAAGCCCAGGAGAGGCCTCAGACCTTAAGTACCCACTGGGCACCAGGCTCAGGGAGCCCCTTACCGAGGCTCGGTTCCAGCAGCTCTTCGGGGATGAAGAGCAGGTTCAGGAGCTACCGACTGAGCCCGTCGGGCCAAAGCTGTGCAGGATGTGGAGGAGACCCGCCAGCGCCTGTTCCAGGCCGGGGGCGTGGCGCCTGCTGCAGGCTCGGTTGCCCCCACTGCGCTGGTTGCCCCTCTACCGCTGGCGGGCCTGGCTACTCGGGGATGCTGTGGCCGGAGTGACCGTGGGCGTTGTACACGTACCCCAGG GTATGGCTTTTGCCCTCCTGACCTCGGTACCTCCAGTGTTCGGACTCTACACTTCTTTCTTTCCCGTTCTCATCTACAGCCTGCTGGGTACTGGGAGACACCTGTCTACCG GAACTTTCGCTGTACTCAGTCTCATGACGGGCTCCGCGGTAGAGCGGCTGGTGCCCGAACCCCTCAGCCGGAACCTGAGTGGAATCGAGAAGGAGCAGTTGGACGCTCAGCGGGTTGGGGCGGCCGCCGCAGTGGCCTTCGGGAGTGGGGCGCTCATGGTGAGGGAGGATCCCAAGAAGCCCCTGAGGGAATGGAGCCACGCTGGGGCCAGGGGAATTGgacaaaggaagagagagggggaaatCTTCCGCTCAGGTTCCGCTGGGCTGGGTTGCAGTGGGGAAGCTGGAGCACTGCACCCTGGTGGGTCGGTTCCTACTTCTGTTGGTGAGTGCACATcttctccccagcagctggggatgtTCGTGCTGCAGCTTGGCGTTTTGTCCACCTTTTTGTCGGAACCTGTGGTCAAGGCGCTGACCAGCGGGGCCGCGCTGCACGTGCTTGTATCCCAGCTTCCAAGCCTTTTGGGGTTGTCTCTTCCGCGCCAGATCGGCTGCTTCTCTCTCTTCAAG ACGCTGGCAGCTGTGCTCACATCGCTGCCCCGGAGCAGTCCAGCCGAACTGACCATATCGGCTCTCAGCCTGGCGCTGCTTGTGCCGGTCAAGGAATTGAACGTGAGATTCCGAGACAGGCTACCTACCCCGATTCCAGGGGAAATCGTCATG GTGCTTTTGGCCTCCGTGCTCTGCTTCACCTCTTCCCTGGACACAAAATACAACGTTCAGATAGTGGGGCTGTTGCCTGAAGG ATTTCCCCAACCCCTCCTCCCCAGTCTGGCTGAGCTGCCCAGGATTCTGGCTGACTCGCTGCCCATCGCACTGGTTACCTTTGCTGTGTCGGCCTCCCTGGCCTCCATGTATGCAGACAAGTATAGCTACACTATTGACCCCAACCAG GAGCTCTTGGCCCATGGCGTCTCCAACCtcatctcctccttcttctcttgcTTTCCCAACTCTGCTTCACTGGCCACAACGAGCCTACTAGTGGACGCTGGTGGGAATACACAG TTGGCAGGCCTCTTCTCCTGTATAGTTGTCCTTTTGGTGCTGCTGTGGCTGGGACCCTTCTTCTACTATCTGCCAAAG GCTGTCCTGGCTTGCATCAACATCTCCAGTATGCGCCAGATGTTCTTCCAGATGCAGGAACTTCCACAGCTATGGCACATCAGTCGCATGGACTTT GCTGTGTGGATAGTCACATGGGTAGCTGTAGTGACACTGAATGTGGACCTGGGTCTGGCCGTGGGTGTGATCTTCTCCATGATGACAGTGGTCTGCCGCACGCAAAG GGTCCAGTGCCTAGCACTTGGATTGGCTGAGGGAACAGAACTCTACCGGCCACTCAGAGAGAGCCATAGG CTCCTCCAGGTCCCAGGTCTCTGTATCTTGAGATATCCAACACCACTCTACTTTGGGACTCGTGGGAACTTTCGCCGCATCTTGGAGTGGCATCTGGGGCTTGGAGAAGGAGGCAAG GCATCTCCAAAGCCAGATAACTTACCAGACACAG CTAGCTAG
- the Slc26a10p gene encoding solute carrier family 26 member 10 isoform X4: protein MSGLLGARTCSSPGEASDLKYPLGTRLREPLTEARFQQLFGDEEQVQELPTEPVGPKLCRMWRRPASACSRPGAWRLLQARLPPLRWLPLYRWRAWLLGDAVAGVTVGVVHVPQGMAFALLTSVPPVFGLYTSFFPVLIYSLLGTGRHLSTGTFAVLSLMTGSAVERLVPEPLSRNLSGIEKEQLDAQRVGAAAAVAFGSGALMVREDPKKPLREWSHAGARGIGQRKREGEIFRSGSAGLGCSGEAGALHPGGSVPTSVGECTSSPQQLGMFVLQLGVLSTFLSEPVVKALTSGAALHVLVSQLPSLLGLSLPRQIGCFSLFKTLAAVLTSLPRSSPAELTISALSLALLVPVKELNVRFRDRLPTPIPGEIVMVLLASVLCFTSSLDTKYNVQIVGLLPEGFPQPLLPSLAELPRILADSLPIALVTFAVSASLASMYADKYSYTIDPNQELLAHGVSNLISSFFSCFPNSASLATTSLLVDAGGNTQLAGLFSCIVVLLVLLWLGPFFYYLPKAVLACINISSMRQMFFQMQELPQLWHISRMDFAVWIVTWVAVVTLNVDLGLAVGVIFSMMTVVCRTQRVQCLALGLAEGTELYRPLRESHRLLQVPGLCILRYPTPLYFGTRGNFRRILEWHLGLGEGGKWWPLFSIYRHLQSQITYQTQLLSLSELWS, encoded by the exons ATGAGTGGGCTACTGGGTGCCAGGACTTGCTCAAGCCCAGGAGAGGCCTCAGACCTTAAGTACCCACTGGGCACCAGGCTCAGGGAGCCCCTTACCGAGGCTCGGTTCCAGCAGCTCTTCGGGGATGAAGAGCAGGTTCAGGAGCTACCGACTGAGCCCGTCGGGCCAAAGCTGTGCAGGATGTGGAGGAGACCCGCCAGCGCCTGTTCCAGGCCGGGGGCGTGGCGCCTGCTGCAGGCTCGGTTGCCCCCACTGCGCTGGTTGCCCCTCTACCGCTGGCGGGCCTGGCTACTCGGGGATGCTGTGGCCGGAGTGACCGTGGGCGTTGTACACGTACCCCAGG GTATGGCTTTTGCCCTCCTGACCTCGGTACCTCCAGTGTTCGGACTCTACACTTCTTTCTTTCCCGTTCTCATCTACAGCCTGCTGGGTACTGGGAGACACCTGTCTACCG GAACTTTCGCTGTACTCAGTCTCATGACGGGCTCCGCGGTAGAGCGGCTGGTGCCCGAACCCCTCAGCCGGAACCTGAGTGGAATCGAGAAGGAGCAGTTGGACGCTCAGCGGGTTGGGGCGGCCGCCGCAGTGGCCTTCGGGAGTGGGGCGCTCATGGTGAGGGAGGATCCCAAGAAGCCCCTGAGGGAATGGAGCCACGCTGGGGCCAGGGGAATTGgacaaaggaagagagagggggaaatCTTCCGCTCAGGTTCCGCTGGGCTGGGTTGCAGTGGGGAAGCTGGAGCACTGCACCCTGGTGGGTCGGTTCCTACTTCTGTTGGTGAGTGCACATcttctccccagcagctggggatgtTCGTGCTGCAGCTTGGCGTTTTGTCCACCTTTTTGTCGGAACCTGTGGTCAAGGCGCTGACCAGCGGGGCCGCGCTGCACGTGCTTGTATCCCAGCTTCCAAGCCTTTTGGGGTTGTCTCTTCCGCGCCAGATCGGCTGCTTCTCTCTCTTCAAG ACGCTGGCAGCTGTGCTCACATCGCTGCCCCGGAGCAGTCCAGCCGAACTGACCATATCGGCTCTCAGCCTGGCGCTGCTTGTGCCGGTCAAGGAATTGAACGTGAGATTCCGAGACAGGCTACCTACCCCGATTCCAGGGGAAATCGTCATG GTGCTTTTGGCCTCCGTGCTCTGCTTCACCTCTTCCCTGGACACAAAATACAACGTTCAGATAGTGGGGCTGTTGCCTGAAGG ATTTCCCCAACCCCTCCTCCCCAGTCTGGCTGAGCTGCCCAGGATTCTGGCTGACTCGCTGCCCATCGCACTGGTTACCTTTGCTGTGTCGGCCTCCCTGGCCTCCATGTATGCAGACAAGTATAGCTACACTATTGACCCCAACCAG GAGCTCTTGGCCCATGGCGTCTCCAACCtcatctcctccttcttctcttgcTTTCCCAACTCTGCTTCACTGGCCACAACGAGCCTACTAGTGGACGCTGGTGGGAATACACAG TTGGCAGGCCTCTTCTCCTGTATAGTTGTCCTTTTGGTGCTGCTGTGGCTGGGACCCTTCTTCTACTATCTGCCAAAG GCTGTCCTGGCTTGCATCAACATCTCCAGTATGCGCCAGATGTTCTTCCAGATGCAGGAACTTCCACAGCTATGGCACATCAGTCGCATGGACTTT GCTGTGTGGATAGTCACATGGGTAGCTGTAGTGACACTGAATGTGGACCTGGGTCTGGCCGTGGGTGTGATCTTCTCCATGATGACAGTGGTCTGCCGCACGCAAAG GGTCCAGTGCCTAGCACTTGGATTGGCTGAGGGAACAGAACTCTACCGGCCACTCAGAGAGAGCCATAGG CTCCTCCAGGTCCCAGGTCTCTGTATCTTGAGATATCCAACACCACTCTACTTTGGGACTCGTGGGAACTTTCGCCGCATCTTGGAGTGGCATCTGGGGCTTGGAGAAGGAGGCAAG TGGTGGCCACTCTTCTCTATTTATAGGCATCTCCAAAGCCAGATAACTTACCAGACACAG TTGCTGAGCCTGTCAGAGTTGTGGTCCTAG
- the Slc26a10p gene encoding solute carrier family 26 member 10 isoform X7 yields the protein MSGLLGARTCSSPGEASDLKYPLGTRLREPLTEARFQQLFGDEEQVQELPTEPVGPKLCRMWRRPASACSRPGAWRLLQARLPPLRWLPLYRWRAWLLGDAVAGVTVGVVHVPQGMAFALLTSVPPVFGLYTSFFPVLIYSLLGTGRHLSTGTFAVLSLMTGSAVERLVPEPLSRNLSGIEKEQLDAQRVGAAAAVAFGSGALMLGMFVLQLGVLSTFLSEPVVKALTSGAALHVLVSQLPSLLGLSLPRQIGCFSLFKTLAAVLTSLPRSSPAELTISALSLALLVPVKELNVRFRDRLPTPIPGEIVMVLLASVLCFTSSLDTKYNVQIVGLLPEGFPQPLLPSLAELPRILADSLPIALVTFAVSASLASMYADKYSYTIDPNQELLAHGVSNLISSFFSCFPNSASLATTSLLVDAGGNTQLAGLFSCIVVLLVLLWLGPFFYYLPKAVLACINISSMRQMFFQMQELPQLWHISRMDFAVWIVTWVAVVTLNVDLGLAVGVIFSMMTVVCRTQRVQCLALGLAEGTELYRPLRESHRLLQVPGLCILRYPTPLYFGTRGNFRRILEWHLGLGEGGKWWPLFSIYRHLQSQITYQTQVRWDDTEGDLGMTHAGILVLLPSPILVAEPVRVVVLDFSGVTFADAAGAREVAQLASRCRDVGIHLLLAQCNASVLETLARAGVLDRVTPQQLFVSVQDAAAHALEKLELTGSTICTVWI from the exons ATGAGTGGGCTACTGGGTGCCAGGACTTGCTCAAGCCCAGGAGAGGCCTCAGACCTTAAGTACCCACTGGGCACCAGGCTCAGGGAGCCCCTTACCGAGGCTCGGTTCCAGCAGCTCTTCGGGGATGAAGAGCAGGTTCAGGAGCTACCGACTGAGCCCGTCGGGCCAAAGCTGTGCAGGATGTGGAGGAGACCCGCCAGCGCCTGTTCCAGGCCGGGGGCGTGGCGCCTGCTGCAGGCTCGGTTGCCCCCACTGCGCTGGTTGCCCCTCTACCGCTGGCGGGCCTGGCTACTCGGGGATGCTGTGGCCGGAGTGACCGTGGGCGTTGTACACGTACCCCAGG GTATGGCTTTTGCCCTCCTGACCTCGGTACCTCCAGTGTTCGGACTCTACACTTCTTTCTTTCCCGTTCTCATCTACAGCCTGCTGGGTACTGGGAGACACCTGTCTACCG GAACTTTCGCTGTACTCAGTCTCATGACGGGCTCCGCGGTAGAGCGGCTGGTGCCCGAACCCCTCAGCCGGAACCTGAGTGGAATCGAGAAGGAGCAGTTGGACGCTCAGCGGGTTGGGGCGGCCGCCGCAGTGGCCTTCGGGAGTGGGGCGCTCATG ctggggatgtTCGTGCTGCAGCTTGGCGTTTTGTCCACCTTTTTGTCGGAACCTGTGGTCAAGGCGCTGACCAGCGGGGCCGCGCTGCACGTGCTTGTATCCCAGCTTCCAAGCCTTTTGGGGTTGTCTCTTCCGCGCCAGATCGGCTGCTTCTCTCTCTTCAAG ACGCTGGCAGCTGTGCTCACATCGCTGCCCCGGAGCAGTCCAGCCGAACTGACCATATCGGCTCTCAGCCTGGCGCTGCTTGTGCCGGTCAAGGAATTGAACGTGAGATTCCGAGACAGGCTACCTACCCCGATTCCAGGGGAAATCGTCATG GTGCTTTTGGCCTCCGTGCTCTGCTTCACCTCTTCCCTGGACACAAAATACAACGTTCAGATAGTGGGGCTGTTGCCTGAAGG ATTTCCCCAACCCCTCCTCCCCAGTCTGGCTGAGCTGCCCAGGATTCTGGCTGACTCGCTGCCCATCGCACTGGTTACCTTTGCTGTGTCGGCCTCCCTGGCCTCCATGTATGCAGACAAGTATAGCTACACTATTGACCCCAACCAG GAGCTCTTGGCCCATGGCGTCTCCAACCtcatctcctccttcttctcttgcTTTCCCAACTCTGCTTCACTGGCCACAACGAGCCTACTAGTGGACGCTGGTGGGAATACACAG TTGGCAGGCCTCTTCTCCTGTATAGTTGTCCTTTTGGTGCTGCTGTGGCTGGGACCCTTCTTCTACTATCTGCCAAAG GCTGTCCTGGCTTGCATCAACATCTCCAGTATGCGCCAGATGTTCTTCCAGATGCAGGAACTTCCACAGCTATGGCACATCAGTCGCATGGACTTT GCTGTGTGGATAGTCACATGGGTAGCTGTAGTGACACTGAATGTGGACCTGGGTCTGGCCGTGGGTGTGATCTTCTCCATGATGACAGTGGTCTGCCGCACGCAAAG GGTCCAGTGCCTAGCACTTGGATTGGCTGAGGGAACAGAACTCTACCGGCCACTCAGAGAGAGCCATAGG CTCCTCCAGGTCCCAGGTCTCTGTATCTTGAGATATCCAACACCACTCTACTTTGGGACTCGTGGGAACTTTCGCCGCATCTTGGAGTGGCATCTGGGGCTTGGAGAAGGAGGCAAG TGGTGGCCACTCTTCTCTATTTATAGGCATCTCCAAAGCCAGATAACTTACCAGACACAGGTAAGATGGGATGACACGGAGGGAGATTTGGGCATGACCCATGCTGGTATCTTGGTACTCCTGCCTTCTCCCATCCTAGTTGCTGAGCCTGTCAGAGTTGTGGTCCTAGACTTCAGTGGTGTCACCTTTGCAGATGCTGCTGGGGCCAGGGAAGTGGCACAG CTAGCTAGCCGATGCAGGGATGTAGGGATCCACCTTCTCCTAGCTCAATGTAATG CCTCTGTGCTGGAGACACTGGCCCGGGCAGGAGTCTTGGACAGAGTGACCCCACAACAGCTGTTTGTGAGTGTCCAGGATGCAGCTGCTCATGCCTTGGAGAAACTG GAACTCACTGGCTCAACGATTTGCACAGTATGGATATGA
- the Slc26a10p gene encoding solute carrier family 26 member 10 isoform X1, which produces MSGLLGARTCSSPGEASDLKYPLGTRLREPLTEARFQQLFGDEEQVQELPTEPVGPKLCRMWRRPASACSRPGAWRLLQARLPPLRWLPLYRWRAWLLGDAVAGVTVGVVHVPQGMAFALLTSVPPVFGLYTSFFPVLIYSLLGTGRHLSTGTFAVLSLMTGSAVERLVPEPLSRNLSGIEKEQLDAQRVGAAAAVAFGSGALMVREDPKKPLREWSHAGARGIGQRKREGEIFRSGSAGLGCSGEAGALHPGGSVPTSVGECTSSPQQLGMFVLQLGVLSTFLSEPVVKALTSGAALHVLVSQLPSLLGLSLPRQIGCFSLFKTLAAVLTSLPRSSPAELTISALSLALLVPVKELNVRFRDRLPTPIPGEIVMVLLASVLCFTSSLDTKYNVQIVGLLPEGFPQPLLPSLAELPRILADSLPIALVTFAVSASLASMYADKYSYTIDPNQELLAHGVSNLISSFFSCFPNSASLATTSLLVDAGGNTQLAGLFSCIVVLLVLLWLGPFFYYLPKAVLACINISSMRQMFFQMQELPQLWHISRMDFAVWIVTWVAVVTLNVDLGLAVGVIFSMMTVVCRTQRVQCLALGLAEGTELYRPLRESHRLLQVPGLCILRYPTPLYFGTRGNFRRILEWHLGLGEGGKWWPLFSIYRHLQSQITYQTQVRWDDTEGDLGMTHAGILVLLPSPILVAEPVRVVVLDFSGVTFADAAGAREVAQLASRCRDVGIHLLLAQCNASVLETLARAGVLDRVTPQQLFVSVQDAAAHALEKLVRGSSVWSGSQEVLH; this is translated from the exons ATGAGTGGGCTACTGGGTGCCAGGACTTGCTCAAGCCCAGGAGAGGCCTCAGACCTTAAGTACCCACTGGGCACCAGGCTCAGGGAGCCCCTTACCGAGGCTCGGTTCCAGCAGCTCTTCGGGGATGAAGAGCAGGTTCAGGAGCTACCGACTGAGCCCGTCGGGCCAAAGCTGTGCAGGATGTGGAGGAGACCCGCCAGCGCCTGTTCCAGGCCGGGGGCGTGGCGCCTGCTGCAGGCTCGGTTGCCCCCACTGCGCTGGTTGCCCCTCTACCGCTGGCGGGCCTGGCTACTCGGGGATGCTGTGGCCGGAGTGACCGTGGGCGTTGTACACGTACCCCAGG GTATGGCTTTTGCCCTCCTGACCTCGGTACCTCCAGTGTTCGGACTCTACACTTCTTTCTTTCCCGTTCTCATCTACAGCCTGCTGGGTACTGGGAGACACCTGTCTACCG GAACTTTCGCTGTACTCAGTCTCATGACGGGCTCCGCGGTAGAGCGGCTGGTGCCCGAACCCCTCAGCCGGAACCTGAGTGGAATCGAGAAGGAGCAGTTGGACGCTCAGCGGGTTGGGGCGGCCGCCGCAGTGGCCTTCGGGAGTGGGGCGCTCATGGTGAGGGAGGATCCCAAGAAGCCCCTGAGGGAATGGAGCCACGCTGGGGCCAGGGGAATTGgacaaaggaagagagagggggaaatCTTCCGCTCAGGTTCCGCTGGGCTGGGTTGCAGTGGGGAAGCTGGAGCACTGCACCCTGGTGGGTCGGTTCCTACTTCTGTTGGTGAGTGCACATcttctccccagcagctggggatgtTCGTGCTGCAGCTTGGCGTTTTGTCCACCTTTTTGTCGGAACCTGTGGTCAAGGCGCTGACCAGCGGGGCCGCGCTGCACGTGCTTGTATCCCAGCTTCCAAGCCTTTTGGGGTTGTCTCTTCCGCGCCAGATCGGCTGCTTCTCTCTCTTCAAG ACGCTGGCAGCTGTGCTCACATCGCTGCCCCGGAGCAGTCCAGCCGAACTGACCATATCGGCTCTCAGCCTGGCGCTGCTTGTGCCGGTCAAGGAATTGAACGTGAGATTCCGAGACAGGCTACCTACCCCGATTCCAGGGGAAATCGTCATG GTGCTTTTGGCCTCCGTGCTCTGCTTCACCTCTTCCCTGGACACAAAATACAACGTTCAGATAGTGGGGCTGTTGCCTGAAGG ATTTCCCCAACCCCTCCTCCCCAGTCTGGCTGAGCTGCCCAGGATTCTGGCTGACTCGCTGCCCATCGCACTGGTTACCTTTGCTGTGTCGGCCTCCCTGGCCTCCATGTATGCAGACAAGTATAGCTACACTATTGACCCCAACCAG GAGCTCTTGGCCCATGGCGTCTCCAACCtcatctcctccttcttctcttgcTTTCCCAACTCTGCTTCACTGGCCACAACGAGCCTACTAGTGGACGCTGGTGGGAATACACAG TTGGCAGGCCTCTTCTCCTGTATAGTTGTCCTTTTGGTGCTGCTGTGGCTGGGACCCTTCTTCTACTATCTGCCAAAG GCTGTCCTGGCTTGCATCAACATCTCCAGTATGCGCCAGATGTTCTTCCAGATGCAGGAACTTCCACAGCTATGGCACATCAGTCGCATGGACTTT GCTGTGTGGATAGTCACATGGGTAGCTGTAGTGACACTGAATGTGGACCTGGGTCTGGCCGTGGGTGTGATCTTCTCCATGATGACAGTGGTCTGCCGCACGCAAAG GGTCCAGTGCCTAGCACTTGGATTGGCTGAGGGAACAGAACTCTACCGGCCACTCAGAGAGAGCCATAGG CTCCTCCAGGTCCCAGGTCTCTGTATCTTGAGATATCCAACACCACTCTACTTTGGGACTCGTGGGAACTTTCGCCGCATCTTGGAGTGGCATCTGGGGCTTGGAGAAGGAGGCAAG TGGTGGCCACTCTTCTCTATTTATAGGCATCTCCAAAGCCAGATAACTTACCAGACACAGGTAAGATGGGATGACACGGAGGGAGATTTGGGCATGACCCATGCTGGTATCTTGGTACTCCTGCCTTCTCCCATCCTAGTTGCTGAGCCTGTCAGAGTTGTGGTCCTAGACTTCAGTGGTGTCACCTTTGCAGATGCTGCTGGGGCCAGGGAAGTGGCACAG CTAGCTAGCCGATGCAGGGATGTAGGGATCCACCTTCTCCTAGCTCAATGTAATG CCTCTGTGCTGGAGACACTGGCCCGGGCAGGAGTCTTGGACAGAGTGACCCCACAACAGCTGTTTGTGAGTGTCCAGGATGCAGCTGCTCATGCCTTGGAGAAACTGGTAAGGGGCAGCAGCGTCTGGAGTGGGAGCCAAGAGGTGCTACACTAG